A section of the Meles meles chromosome 8, mMelMel3.1 paternal haplotype, whole genome shotgun sequence genome encodes:
- the TBC1D10C gene encoding carabin isoform X2, whose amino-acid sequence MAQALGEDLVQTSEGQDDSSSLGSDSELSGPGPYRQADRYGFIGGSSAEPGPGHPPADLIRQREMKWVEMTSHWEKTMSRRYKKVKMQCRKGIPSALRARCWPLLCGAHVCQENSPGTYQKLAEAPGDPQWMETISRDLHRQFPLHEMFVSPQGHGQQGLLQVLKAYTLHRPEQGYCQAQGPVAAVLLMHLPPEEAFWCLVQICEVYLPGYYGPHMEAVQLDAEVFTALLRRLLPRVHKHLQQAGVGPLLYLPEWFLCLFARSLPFPTVLRVWDAFLSEGVKVLFRVGLTLVRLALGTTEQRLACPGLLETLGALRAIPSTQLQEEIFMSQVHSVALSEQDLQREIRVQLARLPESTSGPPPRPQARLPGAQAIFEAQQLARVRGGTRPEVPRIVVQPPEEPRPPRRKPQTRGKTFHGLLTRARGPPLEGPSRSHRGSTSFLDTRF is encoded by the exons AtggcccaggccctgggggaggACCTCGTACAAACTTCCGAGGGGCAGGATGACTCCAGCTCTTTGGGGTCCGACTCTGAGCTGAGTGGGCCCGGTCCATATCGCCAGGCTGATCGCTATGGCTTCATTGGGGGCAGCTCAGCAGAGCCAGG GCCAGGTCACCCTCCTGCAGACCTTATCCGCCAGCGGGAGATGAAGTGGGTAGAAATGACCTCGCACTGGGAGAAAACCATGTCTCGGCGGTACAAGAAG GTAAAGATGCAGTGCCGGAAAGGCATCCCCTCGGCTCTGCGGGCCCGCTGCTGGCCCCTGTTGTGCGGAGCCCATGTGTGTCAGGAGAACAGCCCAGGCACCTATCAG AAACTGGCCGAAGCTCCTGGAGACCCACAGTGGATGGAGACCATCAGCCGGGACCTGCACCGCCAGTTCCCTCTACACGAGATGTTTGTGTCACCGCAGGGTCACGG GCAGCAGGGGCTCCTGCAGGTACTCAAGGCCTACACCCTGCATCGACCTGAACAGGGCTACTGTCAGGCCCAAGGCCCTGTGGCCGCTGTGCTGCTCATGCATCTGCCCCCAGAG GAGGCCTTCTGGTGCCTGGTACAGATCTGCGAGGTCTACCTCCCCGGCTACTATGGGCCTCATATG GAGGCCGTGCAGCTGGACGCCGAGGTGTTCACGGCTCTGCTTCGGCGGCTGCTCCCGCGCGTGCACAAGCACCTGCAGCAGGCGGGCGTCGGGCCTCTGCTCTACCTGCCCGAGTGGTTCCTGTGTCTCTTCGCCcgctccctgcccttccccaccgTGCTGCGCGTCTGGGACGCCTTCCTCAGCGAGG GTGTGAAGGTGCTGTTCCGCGTGGGGCTAACGCTCGTGCGCCTGGCGCTGGGCACCACGGAACAGCGCCTGGCCTGCCCCGGGCTCCTGGAGACCCTCGGTGCCCTGCGAGCCATCCCATCCACCCAGCTGCAGGAGGAGATCTTCATGTCCCAG GTGCACAGCGTGGCCCTGTCTGAGCAGGACCTGCAGCGGGAAATCAGGGTCCAGCTGGCCCGGCTGCCCGAGTCCACGTCCGGGCCACCCCCCAGGCCTCAGGCCCGCCTGCCTGGGGCCCAGGCCATCTTTGAGGCCCAGCAGCTGGCAAGGGTGCGAGGAGGCACCAGGCCTGAGGTGCCCCGAATCGTGGTGCAGCCCCCAGAGGAGCCCAGGCCTCCTCGGCGCAAGCCCCAGACCCGAGGCAAGACCTTCCACGGGCTCCTGACTCGGGCCAGGGGTCCCCCTCTCGAGGGCCCCTCCAGGTCTCATCGAGGCTCCACCTCCTTCCTGGATACCCGGTTCTGA
- the TBC1D10C gene encoding carabin isoform X3, translated as MGAQVPGWPEAASHTGFLHILQPVAAWVWGTMAQALGEDLVQTSEGQDDSSSLGSDSELSGPGPYRQADRYGFIGGSSAEPGPGHPPADLIRQREMKWVEMTSHWEKTMSRRYKKVKMQCRKGIPSALRARCWPLLCGAHVCQENSPGTYQKLAEAPGDPQWMETISRDLHRQFPLHEMFVSPQGHGQQGLLQVLKAYTLHRPEQGYCQAQGPVAAVLLMHLPPEVSALDPTPGEAFWCLVQICEVYLPGYYGPHMEAVQLDAEVFTALLRRLLPRVHKHLQQAGVGPLLYLPEWFLCLFARSLPFPTVLRVWDAFLSEGVKVLFRVGLTLVRLALGTTEQRLACPGLLETLGALRAIPSTQLQEEIFMSQVHSVALSEQDLQREIRVQLARLPESTSGPPPRPQARLPGAQAIFEAQQLARVRGGTRPEVPRIVVQPPEEPRPPRRKPQTRGKTFHGLLTRARGPPLEGPSRSHRGSTSFLDTRF; from the exons ATGGGAGCCCAGGTCCCAGGCTGGCCAGAAGCAGCCTCTCACActggctttctccacatcctacaGCCCGTGGCAGCTTGGGTCTGGGGCACCAtggcccaggccctgggggaggACCTCGTACAAACTTCCGAGGGGCAGGATGACTCCAGCTCTTTGGGGTCCGACTCTGAGCTGAGTGGGCCCGGTCCATATCGCCAGGCTGATCGCTATGGCTTCATTGGGGGCAGCTCAGCAGAGCCAGG GCCAGGTCACCCTCCTGCAGACCTTATCCGCCAGCGGGAGATGAAGTGGGTAGAAATGACCTCGCACTGGGAGAAAACCATGTCTCGGCGGTACAAGAAG GTAAAGATGCAGTGCCGGAAAGGCATCCCCTCGGCTCTGCGGGCCCGCTGCTGGCCCCTGTTGTGCGGAGCCCATGTGTGTCAGGAGAACAGCCCAGGCACCTATCAG AAACTGGCCGAAGCTCCTGGAGACCCACAGTGGATGGAGACCATCAGCCGGGACCTGCACCGCCAGTTCCCTCTACACGAGATGTTTGTGTCACCGCAGGGTCACGG GCAGCAGGGGCTCCTGCAGGTACTCAAGGCCTACACCCTGCATCGACCTGAACAGGGCTACTGTCAGGCCCAAGGCCCTGTGGCCGCTGTGCTGCTCATGCATCTGCCCCCAGAGGTGAGTGCCCTCGACCCCACTCCAGGG GAGGCCTTCTGGTGCCTGGTACAGATCTGCGAGGTCTACCTCCCCGGCTACTATGGGCCTCATATG GAGGCCGTGCAGCTGGACGCCGAGGTGTTCACGGCTCTGCTTCGGCGGCTGCTCCCGCGCGTGCACAAGCACCTGCAGCAGGCGGGCGTCGGGCCTCTGCTCTACCTGCCCGAGTGGTTCCTGTGTCTCTTCGCCcgctccctgcccttccccaccgTGCTGCGCGTCTGGGACGCCTTCCTCAGCGAGG GTGTGAAGGTGCTGTTCCGCGTGGGGCTAACGCTCGTGCGCCTGGCGCTGGGCACCACGGAACAGCGCCTGGCCTGCCCCGGGCTCCTGGAGACCCTCGGTGCCCTGCGAGCCATCCCATCCACCCAGCTGCAGGAGGAGATCTTCATGTCCCAG GTGCACAGCGTGGCCCTGTCTGAGCAGGACCTGCAGCGGGAAATCAGGGTCCAGCTGGCCCGGCTGCCCGAGTCCACGTCCGGGCCACCCCCCAGGCCTCAGGCCCGCCTGCCTGGGGCCCAGGCCATCTTTGAGGCCCAGCAGCTGGCAAGGGTGCGAGGAGGCACCAGGCCTGAGGTGCCCCGAATCGTGGTGCAGCCCCCAGAGGAGCCCAGGCCTCCTCGGCGCAAGCCCCAGACCCGAGGCAAGACCTTCCACGGGCTCCTGACTCGGGCCAGGGGTCCCCCTCTCGAGGGCCCCTCCAGGTCTCATCGAGGCTCCACCTCCTTCCTGGATACCCGGTTCTGA
- the TBC1D10C gene encoding carabin isoform X1, producing the protein MGAQVPGWPEAASHTGFLHILQPVAAWVWGTMAQALGEDLVQTSEGQDDSSSLGSDSELSGPGPYRQADRYGFIGGSSAEPGPGHPPADLIRQREMKWVEMTSHWEKTMSRRYKKVKMQCRKGIPSALRARCWPLLCGAHVCQENSPGTYQKLAEAPGDPQWMETISRDLHRQFPLHEMFVSPQGHGQQGLLQVLKAYTLHRPEQGYCQAQGPVAAVLLMHLPPEEAFWCLVQICEVYLPGYYGPHMEAVQLDAEVFTALLRRLLPRVHKHLQQAGVGPLLYLPEWFLCLFARSLPFPTVLRVWDAFLSEGVKVLFRVGLTLVRLALGTTEQRLACPGLLETLGALRAIPSTQLQEEIFMSQVHSVALSEQDLQREIRVQLARLPESTSGPPPRPQARLPGAQAIFEAQQLARVRGGTRPEVPRIVVQPPEEPRPPRRKPQTRGKTFHGLLTRARGPPLEGPSRSHRGSTSFLDTRF; encoded by the exons ATGGGAGCCCAGGTCCCAGGCTGGCCAGAAGCAGCCTCTCACActggctttctccacatcctacaGCCCGTGGCAGCTTGGGTCTGGGGCACCAtggcccaggccctgggggaggACCTCGTACAAACTTCCGAGGGGCAGGATGACTCCAGCTCTTTGGGGTCCGACTCTGAGCTGAGTGGGCCCGGTCCATATCGCCAGGCTGATCGCTATGGCTTCATTGGGGGCAGCTCAGCAGAGCCAGG GCCAGGTCACCCTCCTGCAGACCTTATCCGCCAGCGGGAGATGAAGTGGGTAGAAATGACCTCGCACTGGGAGAAAACCATGTCTCGGCGGTACAAGAAG GTAAAGATGCAGTGCCGGAAAGGCATCCCCTCGGCTCTGCGGGCCCGCTGCTGGCCCCTGTTGTGCGGAGCCCATGTGTGTCAGGAGAACAGCCCAGGCACCTATCAG AAACTGGCCGAAGCTCCTGGAGACCCACAGTGGATGGAGACCATCAGCCGGGACCTGCACCGCCAGTTCCCTCTACACGAGATGTTTGTGTCACCGCAGGGTCACGG GCAGCAGGGGCTCCTGCAGGTACTCAAGGCCTACACCCTGCATCGACCTGAACAGGGCTACTGTCAGGCCCAAGGCCCTGTGGCCGCTGTGCTGCTCATGCATCTGCCCCCAGAG GAGGCCTTCTGGTGCCTGGTACAGATCTGCGAGGTCTACCTCCCCGGCTACTATGGGCCTCATATG GAGGCCGTGCAGCTGGACGCCGAGGTGTTCACGGCTCTGCTTCGGCGGCTGCTCCCGCGCGTGCACAAGCACCTGCAGCAGGCGGGCGTCGGGCCTCTGCTCTACCTGCCCGAGTGGTTCCTGTGTCTCTTCGCCcgctccctgcccttccccaccgTGCTGCGCGTCTGGGACGCCTTCCTCAGCGAGG GTGTGAAGGTGCTGTTCCGCGTGGGGCTAACGCTCGTGCGCCTGGCGCTGGGCACCACGGAACAGCGCCTGGCCTGCCCCGGGCTCCTGGAGACCCTCGGTGCCCTGCGAGCCATCCCATCCACCCAGCTGCAGGAGGAGATCTTCATGTCCCAG GTGCACAGCGTGGCCCTGTCTGAGCAGGACCTGCAGCGGGAAATCAGGGTCCAGCTGGCCCGGCTGCCCGAGTCCACGTCCGGGCCACCCCCCAGGCCTCAGGCCCGCCTGCCTGGGGCCCAGGCCATCTTTGAGGCCCAGCAGCTGGCAAGGGTGCGAGGAGGCACCAGGCCTGAGGTGCCCCGAATCGTGGTGCAGCCCCCAGAGGAGCCCAGGCCTCCTCGGCGCAAGCCCCAGACCCGAGGCAAGACCTTCCACGGGCTCCTGACTCGGGCCAGGGGTCCCCCTCTCGAGGGCCCCTCCAGGTCTCATCGAGGCTCCACCTCCTTCCTGGATACCCGGTTCTGA